Proteins co-encoded in one Azospirillum brasilense genomic window:
- a CDS encoding DUF1328 domain-containing protein, with protein MLKWALIFFVVSLVAGALGFTNVSSATAGVAKILFGIALIIFLVFLVLALLAGEVIF; from the coding sequence ATGCTGAAATGGGCGTTGATCTTTTTCGTGGTGTCTCTGGTCGCCGGCGCGCTCGGCTTCACCAACGTGTCGTCGGCCACCGCGGGTGTCGCGAAGATCCTCTTCGGGATCGCGCTGATCATCTTCCTGGTGTTCCTCGTGCTCGCCCTGCTGGCCGGCGAGGTGATCTTCTGA
- a CDS encoding PAS domain-containing protein: MTENDLQRLGLALLNSPAEAIAYADREGIIRFWNAGAERVFGFTADEALGQSLDIIIPDRQRQRHWDGYDQVMKTGESRYGSGDLLSVPATRKDGTRISVEFTIVPLKDADGTMLGMAAVMRDVSARFDELKALRRQAAGR; this comes from the coding sequence ATGACCGAGAACGACCTGCAACGGCTGGGGCTGGCGCTGCTGAACAGCCCGGCCGAGGCCATCGCCTATGCCGACCGCGAGGGCATCATCCGCTTCTGGAACGCGGGGGCGGAGCGCGTGTTCGGCTTCACCGCCGACGAGGCGCTCGGCCAGTCCTTGGACATCATCATTCCGGACCGTCAGCGCCAACGCCATTGGGACGGCTACGACCAGGTGATGAAGACGGGGGAGAGCCGTTACGGCAGCGGCGACCTGCTGTCGGTGCCGGCGACGCGCAAGGACGGAACCCGCATCTCGGTGGAGTTCACCATCGTGCCGCTGAAGGACGCGGACGGGACGATGCTGGGCATGGCGGCGGTCATGCGCGACGTCAGCGCCCGGTTCGACGAACTGAAGGCGCTGCGCCGTCAGGCGGCCGGACGCTGA
- a CDS encoding PDR/VanB family oxidoreductase has protein sequence MRVHHMERVAPQVLLVELRDPDGEDLPPYEPGAHIDVHLPDGAVRSYSLCGDPADRSAYRIAVLNLPGGRGSRFIHGDLRLGTAVAIAPPRNSFRFDAAPRYVFIAGGIGITPLLPMIREAARRGTDWVLHYCVRSAAEAPFLAELRELGNGEVVLHAADEGRRLAVDDLLTATPDDALIYCCGPQRLMDAVASAARPSQDVRFEWFAPRSDAGRDAAPDDRFEVVCARSGVTVTVNEGTSVLEALDAAGVSVASSCEQGICGTCETAVLEGEPDHRDSVLSDAERAAGKTMMICVSRARSARLVLDI, from the coding sequence ATGCGCGTCCATCATATGGAGCGGGTCGCACCGCAGGTGCTGCTGGTGGAACTGCGCGATCCGGACGGCGAGGACTTGCCGCCCTACGAGCCGGGCGCGCACATCGACGTGCATCTGCCGGACGGGGCGGTGCGCTCCTACTCGCTGTGCGGCGACCCGGCGGACCGCTCCGCCTACCGGATCGCCGTGCTGAATTTGCCGGGCGGGCGGGGATCGCGCTTCATCCACGGGGACTTGCGGCTCGGCACCGCCGTCGCCATCGCGCCGCCCCGCAACAGTTTCCGCTTCGACGCCGCCCCGCGCTATGTGTTCATCGCCGGGGGCATCGGCATCACGCCCCTGCTGCCGATGATCCGCGAGGCGGCGCGGCGCGGGACCGACTGGGTCCTGCATTACTGCGTGCGCAGCGCGGCCGAGGCACCGTTCCTCGCCGAGCTTCGCGAATTGGGCAACGGCGAGGTGGTGCTCCACGCCGCGGATGAAGGCCGGCGGCTGGCGGTGGACGACCTGCTCACGGCGACGCCCGACGATGCGCTGATTTATTGCTGCGGCCCGCAGCGCTTGATGGACGCGGTTGCAAGCGCCGCGCGGCCGTCGCAGGACGTGCGCTTCGAATGGTTCGCGCCGCGCTCGGACGCGGGGCGTGACGCGGCGCCGGACGACCGCTTCGAGGTCGTCTGCGCCCGCTCCGGCGTGACCGTCACGGTCAACGAAGGGACCAGCGTGCTGGAGGCGCTCGACGCCGCGGGCGTTTCCGTCGCCTCGTCGTGCGAGCAGGGCATCTGCGGCACCTGCGAGACGGCGGTGCTGGAGGGGGAGCCGGACCATCGCGACAGCGTCCTGTCCGACGCCGAGCGCGCCGCCGGGAAGACGATGATGATCTGCGTGTCGCGCGCCCGCAGCGCACGCCTGGTTCTGGACATTTGA
- a CDS encoding thiamine pyrophosphate-dependent enzyme, translating to MASTASDILVDVLVDWGVDTIFGMPGDGINGIVEALRRRQDEIRFIQVRHEEAAAFAACGYAKFTGRLGVCIATSGPGGLHLLNGLYDAKLDHQPVLAITGLQYHDLVGTYTQQDVELDKVFQDVALYNQRIMGAAHVRNIANLACRTALAHRGVSHITIPVDLQEQGIGADMRAPRNVKGHNTALFAPQLPVPSEAQTRRAVEILDAGKRVVILAGQGALKATDQLERLADKLGAVIVKALLGKAAVPDDSPFTTGQVGLLGTAPSQEALETCDTLLIAGSTFPYIEYYPKPGQARAIQIDIDAARIGLRYPVEAGLVGDCGLALDILTERVRRHEDRSFLKTAQAGKAEWMRLMEERGTRPDLPMKPQVVAWELGKRLSDTAIVACDSGTIATWWARQIPARCGQMHSLSGNLATMAPGVPYAIAAQLAHPGRQVVAYVGDGGFSMLMADFATAVKYKLPIKVIINNNNSLGQIKWEQIAMLGNPEYVCDLQPIDFAKVAEACGGKGFTVTDPKECGAVLDAALAHPGPVVVDCLVDTNEPPMPPKVQAKQALHFTEALARGTPDALKIAATVFKGRAREVI from the coding sequence ATGGCGAGCACGGCTTCCGACATTCTGGTGGATGTCCTGGTGGATTGGGGTGTGGACACGATCTTCGGCATGCCCGGCGACGGCATCAACGGTATCGTCGAGGCGCTGCGCCGCCGCCAGGACGAGATCCGCTTCATCCAGGTCCGTCACGAGGAGGCGGCGGCCTTCGCCGCCTGCGGCTACGCCAAGTTCACCGGGCGGCTGGGCGTGTGCATCGCCACCTCCGGCCCCGGCGGGCTGCATCTGCTGAACGGTCTCTACGACGCCAAGCTCGACCACCAGCCGGTGCTGGCGATCACCGGGCTGCAGTACCACGACCTCGTCGGCACCTACACCCAGCAGGACGTGGAGCTGGACAAGGTGTTCCAGGACGTCGCGCTCTACAACCAGCGCATCATGGGGGCGGCGCATGTCCGCAACATCGCCAATCTGGCCTGCCGCACCGCGCTCGCCCACCGCGGCGTGTCGCACATCACCATCCCCGTCGATCTGCAGGAGCAGGGCATCGGTGCCGACATGCGGGCGCCGCGCAACGTGAAGGGCCACAACACCGCCCTGTTCGCCCCCCAGCTTCCCGTCCCGTCGGAGGCGCAGACCCGCCGCGCCGTGGAGATCCTCGACGCCGGCAAGCGCGTCGTCATCCTGGCCGGCCAGGGCGCGCTGAAGGCGACTGACCAGCTCGAACGGCTGGCCGACAAGCTGGGGGCGGTGATCGTCAAGGCGCTGCTGGGCAAGGCCGCGGTGCCGGACGACAGCCCCTTCACCACCGGACAGGTCGGGCTGCTCGGCACCGCCCCCTCGCAGGAGGCGCTGGAGACCTGCGACACGCTGCTGATCGCCGGCTCGACCTTCCCCTACATCGAGTATTACCCGAAGCCGGGGCAGGCCCGCGCCATCCAGATCGACATCGACGCGGCGCGCATCGGCCTGCGCTATCCGGTGGAAGCCGGGCTGGTCGGCGATTGCGGGCTGGCGCTGGACATCCTGACCGAGCGGGTGCGGCGGCACGAGGACCGTTCCTTCCTGAAGACGGCGCAGGCGGGCAAGGCGGAGTGGATGAGGCTGATGGAGGAGCGCGGCACCCGCCCCGACCTGCCGATGAAGCCGCAGGTCGTCGCCTGGGAGCTGGGCAAGCGCCTGTCCGACACGGCCATCGTCGCCTGCGACAGCGGCACCATCGCCACTTGGTGGGCGCGGCAGATTCCGGCGCGGTGCGGCCAGATGCACTCCCTGTCCGGCAACCTCGCCACCATGGCGCCGGGCGTCCCCTACGCCATCGCGGCGCAGCTCGCCCATCCCGGACGGCAGGTGGTCGCCTATGTCGGGGACGGCGGTTTTTCCATGCTGATGGCCGACTTCGCCACGGCGGTGAAGTACAAGCTGCCGATCAAGGTCATCATCAACAACAACAATTCGCTCGGCCAGATCAAGTGGGAGCAGATCGCCATGCTGGGCAACCCCGAGTATGTCTGCGACCTCCAGCCCATCGACTTCGCCAAGGTGGCGGAGGCCTGCGGCGGCAAAGGCTTCACCGTCACCGACCCGAAGGAGTGCGGCGCCGTACTGGACGCCGCACTCGCCCACCCCGGACCGGTGGTGGTGGATTGCCTCGTCGATACCAACGAGCCGCCGATGCCGCCGAAGGTCCAGGCCAAGCAGGCCCTGCACTTCACCGAGGCGCTGGCCCGCGGCACCCCCGACGCCCTGAAGATCGCCGCCACCGTCTTCAAGGGCCGCGCCCGCGAGGTGATCTGA
- a CDS encoding saccharopine dehydrogenase family protein gives MRDILLMGGGKIGETIGDFLKATGDYRVTVADRSADALERLPAHPRMKTRVVDAADPADLAEAMRGKFAVLSALPYHLTVGVAEAARAAGTHYLDLTEDVASTRRVKELADGAPCAFIPQCGLAPGFISIVANDVASRFDTLDTVRMRVGALPKYPSNALNYNLTWSTEGVINEYLEPCEAIVEGRLVSVPPLEEREEFSLDGVLYEAFNTSGGLGTLCETLAGKVRTLNYRSVRYPGHRDLMKALLHDLRLGSRRELLKDILEHSIPATLQDVVLIFVTVTGTKRGRLLQETYANKIYGREIGGTFYNGIQITTASGMCAVLDLLADGTLPQRGFVKQEEVRYADFIANRFGRNYAMTDAAPQQGSQQGVGRAA, from the coding sequence ATGCGCGACATTCTTCTGATGGGCGGCGGCAAGATCGGCGAGACCATCGGCGACTTCCTGAAGGCCACAGGCGATTACCGGGTGACCGTCGCCGACCGTTCGGCGGACGCGCTGGAGCGGCTGCCCGCCCACCCGCGCATGAAGACGCGCGTGGTGGACGCCGCCGACCCCGCCGACCTCGCCGAGGCGATGCGCGGCAAGTTCGCGGTGCTGAGCGCGCTGCCCTATCACCTGACGGTCGGCGTGGCGGAGGCGGCGCGGGCCGCCGGCACCCATTACCTCGACCTGACGGAGGACGTGGCGAGCACGCGGCGCGTCAAGGAACTGGCCGACGGCGCGCCGTGCGCCTTCATCCCGCAGTGCGGGCTGGCGCCGGGCTTCATCTCCATCGTCGCCAACGACGTGGCCTCGCGCTTCGACACGCTGGACACGGTGCGGATGCGCGTCGGCGCCCTGCCGAAATACCCGTCCAACGCCCTGAACTACAATCTGACCTGGAGCACCGAGGGCGTCATCAACGAGTATCTGGAGCCCTGCGAGGCCATCGTCGAAGGCCGCCTCGTCTCCGTCCCGCCGCTGGAGGAGCGCGAGGAGTTCTCCCTCGACGGCGTGCTGTACGAGGCGTTCAACACCTCGGGCGGGCTGGGCACGCTGTGCGAGACGCTGGCGGGCAAGGTGCGGACGCTCAACTACCGCTCCGTCCGCTATCCGGGGCACCGCGACCTGATGAAGGCGCTGCTGCACGACCTGCGGCTGGGCAGCCGGCGGGAGTTGCTAAAGGACATCCTGGAGCACTCGATCCCGGCGACCCTGCAGGACGTCGTGCTGATCTTCGTGACGGTGACCGGGACGAAGCGGGGTCGGCTACTCCAGGAGACCTACGCCAACAAGATCTACGGGCGGGAGATCGGCGGCACCTTCTACAACGGCATCCAGATTACCACCGCGTCGGGGATGTGCGCCGTGCTCGACCTGCTGGCCGACGGCACGCTGCCGCAGCGGGGCTTCGTGAAGCAGGAGGAGGTGCGCTACGCCGACTTCATCGCCAACCGCTTTGGGCGCAACTACGCGATGACCGACGCGGCCCCCCAGCAGGGATCGCAGCAGGGCGTGGGGCGCGCCGCCTGA
- a CDS encoding Lrp/AsnC family transcriptional regulator, with amino-acid sequence MMDELDQHLLDALQDNAREPTAALARRLRVSRSTVQSRIQRLEERGVIAGYTVRLSDETARRMIRAHVSINLSPKLTAAVVQALKRIPEVRALHAISGAHDLIAVVRTGTMEEMDALIDRIGAIDGIERTTSSIIMATKFER; translated from the coding sequence ATGATGGACGAGCTGGATCAGCACCTTCTCGACGCGCTTCAGGACAACGCGCGGGAGCCCACCGCCGCGCTGGCCCGCCGCCTGCGCGTGTCGCGCAGCACGGTGCAGAGCCGCATCCAGCGGCTGGAGGAGCGCGGGGTGATCGCCGGCTACACGGTGCGGCTGTCGGACGAGACGGCGCGCCGGATGATCCGCGCCCACGTCTCCATCAACCTGTCGCCCAAGCTGACCGCCGCCGTGGTCCAGGCGCTGAAGCGGATTCCGGAGGTGCGGGCGCTTCACGCCATCAGCGGCGCGCACGACCTGATCGCCGTGGTGCGGACCGGAACGATGGAGGAGATGGACGCGCTGATCGACCGCATCGGCGCCATCGACGGCATCGAGCGGACGACCTCGTCGATCATCATGGCGACGAAGTTCGAGCGGTGA
- a CDS encoding xanthine dehydrogenase family protein molybdopterin-binding subunit, with protein sequence MLNQLIKQAAADVAAPSRRGFLKGAGGALVLGAMLPRTGFASEAAAPKVVGPADPRPQAFIRIAADDTVTVLVKHLDKGQGIMTGLTTIVAEELDADWAQMRGAFAPADGALYANHFFGIQGTGGSTAVANSWDELRMAGAAARAMLVATAAARWSVPASSVTVEQGVVRHAASNRSARFGELAEDAAKLPVPQNVALKDAKDYKLIGNPSLHRLDHVSKTDGTAIFAMDIRRPGQVTAVMARSPRFGGTVKSVDAAAAKQVPGVLEVLTLPRGVAVVAKNTWAAMKGREALTVEWDDAKAEMRGSEEMLADYRKLADQPGNVATNTGDAAKALAGAAKVVEAEFVFPYLAHAPMEPLNATVELNPDGGCTIWAGSQFQGVEQKVAAAMLGCKPEQVVINTVWAGGSFGRRATTDADYIAEAVSIAKAYGKAPVHLVWTREDDIRGGRYRPLFLHKVKAGLDASGTLVAWRQNIVGQSFMEGTPFEAVMVKNGVDATSVEGSSDMAYAVPNLYVDLHSPKSPVTTLWWRSVGHTHTAYAKEVMIDELAAAAGKDPVAFRLEMLKGHPRLQGVLKLAAEKAGWGQPLPKGKGRGIAVHESFSSFVAHVAEVSVDDQGRVTIDRVVCAVDCGQVVNPNIVEAQISGGTGWAIGHALRDEITLTGGVVDQSNFDTYQPLRNSEMPPVEVHILPSTARPTGVGEPGVPTAAPAVANAVFAATGKRLHHLPFTRSGMV encoded by the coding sequence ATGCTGAACCAGCTCATCAAGCAGGCGGCGGCCGATGTCGCCGCGCCCTCGCGCCGCGGCTTCCTCAAGGGGGCCGGCGGCGCTCTGGTTCTCGGCGCCATGCTGCCCCGGACCGGCTTCGCCAGCGAGGCCGCCGCCCCCAAGGTGGTCGGCCCGGCGGACCCGCGCCCGCAGGCCTTCATCCGCATCGCCGCCGACGACACGGTCACCGTGCTGGTCAAGCATCTGGACAAGGGCCAGGGCATCATGACCGGCCTGACCACCATCGTCGCGGAGGAGCTTGACGCCGACTGGGCGCAGATGCGCGGCGCCTTCGCCCCGGCGGACGGCGCGCTCTACGCCAACCACTTCTTCGGCATCCAGGGCACCGGCGGCTCCACCGCCGTCGCCAACAGCTGGGACGAGCTGCGCATGGCCGGCGCCGCCGCCCGCGCCATGCTGGTCGCCACCGCCGCGGCGCGCTGGTCGGTCCCGGCCTCGTCCGTCACGGTGGAACAGGGCGTCGTCCGCCACGCCGCCTCCAACCGCAGCGCCCGCTTCGGCGAGCTGGCGGAGGACGCGGCGAAGCTGCCCGTCCCGCAGAACGTCGCGCTGAAGGACGCCAAGGACTACAAGCTCATCGGCAACCCGTCGCTGCACCGGCTGGACCATGTGTCCAAGACCGACGGCACGGCGATCTTCGCCATGGACATCCGCCGCCCCGGCCAGGTGACGGCGGTGATGGCCCGCTCCCCCCGCTTCGGCGGCACCGTGAAGTCGGTGGACGCCGCCGCGGCCAAGCAGGTGCCGGGCGTCCTGGAGGTGCTGACCCTGCCGAGGGGCGTCGCGGTCGTCGCCAAAAACACCTGGGCCGCCATGAAGGGCCGCGAGGCGCTGACCGTGGAGTGGGACGACGCCAAGGCGGAGATGCGCGGCAGCGAGGAGATGCTCGCCGACTACCGCAAGCTGGCCGACCAGCCGGGCAACGTGGCCACCAACACCGGCGACGCGGCGAAGGCGCTGGCCGGCGCCGCCAAGGTGGTGGAGGCGGAGTTCGTCTTCCCCTACCTCGCCCACGCCCCGATGGAGCCGCTGAACGCGACCGTCGAGCTGAACCCGGACGGCGGCTGCACCATCTGGGCCGGCTCGCAGTTCCAGGGGGTCGAGCAGAAGGTCGCCGCCGCCATGCTGGGCTGCAAGCCGGAGCAGGTGGTGATCAACACCGTCTGGGCGGGCGGCAGCTTCGGCCGTCGCGCCACGACCGACGCCGACTACATCGCCGAGGCGGTGTCCATCGCCAAGGCCTATGGCAAGGCGCCGGTCCATCTGGTGTGGACGCGCGAGGACGACATCCGCGGCGGCCGCTACCGCCCGCTGTTCCTGCACAAGGTGAAGGCGGGCCTGGACGCCTCCGGCACGCTGGTGGCGTGGCGGCAGAACATCGTCGGGCAGAGCTTCATGGAAGGCACCCCGTTCGAAGCCGTGATGGTCAAGAACGGCGTGGACGCGACCTCGGTCGAAGGCTCCTCGGACATGGCCTACGCCGTGCCGAACCTGTACGTCGATCTGCACTCGCCGAAGTCCCCGGTCACCACCCTGTGGTGGCGCTCGGTCGGCCACACCCACACCGCCTACGCCAAGGAGGTGATGATCGACGAGCTGGCAGCGGCGGCGGGCAAGGACCCGGTGGCCTTCCGGCTGGAGATGCTGAAGGGCCACCCGCGCCTCCAGGGCGTGCTGAAGCTGGCGGCCGAGAAGGCCGGCTGGGGCCAGCCGCTGCCCAAGGGCAAGGGCCGCGGCATCGCCGTGCATGAGAGCTTCAGCAGCTTCGTCGCCCACGTCGCCGAGGTCTCGGTGGACGACCAGGGCCGCGTGACCATCGACCGCGTGGTCTGTGCGGTGGATTGCGGGCAGGTCGTCAACCCCAACATCGTCGAGGCGCAGATCTCCGGCGGCACCGGCTGGGCCATCGGCCACGCGCTGCGCGACGAGATCACGCTGACCGGCGGCGTGGTGGACCAGAGCAACTTCGACACCTACCAGCCGCTCCGCAATTCGGAGATGCCGCCGGTCGAGGTGCACATCCTCCCCTCCACCGCCCGTCCGACCGGCGTCGGCGAGCCCGGCGTGCCGACCGCCGCCCCGGCGGTCGCCAACGCGGTCTTCGCCGCCACCGGCAAGCGCCTGCACCACCTGCCCTTCACCCGCTCGGGCATGGTGTAA
- a CDS encoding (2Fe-2S)-binding protein: MIRLNINGQDRDVDVPGDMPLLWVLRDELNLTGTKFGCGIAQCGACTVHMDGTPIRACQTPAESAAGTKITTIEGVSGTVAQAVQAAWQKLDVVQCGYCQSGQIMSAVALLTDNRNPTDDDIDAAMDGNVCRCATYPRIRAAIKDAAKAMGA; the protein is encoded by the coding sequence ATGATTCGTTTGAACATCAACGGGCAGGACCGGGACGTCGACGTGCCCGGCGACATGCCGCTTCTGTGGGTCCTGCGGGACGAATTGAACCTGACCGGCACCAAGTTCGGCTGCGGCATCGCCCAGTGCGGCGCCTGCACCGTCCATATGGACGGCACGCCGATCCGCGCCTGCCAGACCCCGGCGGAATCCGCCGCCGGCACCAAGATCACCACGATCGAGGGCGTGTCCGGCACGGTCGCCCAGGCCGTCCAGGCCGCGTGGCAGAAGCTGGACGTGGTGCAGTGCGGCTACTGCCAGTCCGGCCAGATCATGAGCGCCGTGGCCCTGCTGACCGACAACCGCAACCCCACGGACGACGACATCGACGCGGCCATGGACGGCAACGTCTGCCGCTGTGCCACCTACCCGCGCATCCGCGCGGCCATCAAGGACGCCGCCAAGGCGATGGGGGCCTGA
- a CDS encoding LysR family transcriptional regulator: MNRNDLSDLAAFAVVAEEGSFTRAAARLGMSQSALSHAMKALEDRLGLRLLARTTRSVSTTEAGQRLLRTLRPALDDIAAGLAAVGELREKPAGTLRITTGKHAAVRVLWPVLSRFLADYPEVQVELSIDSSLTDIVASRFDAGVRLGEQLEKDMIAVRIGPDIRAAIVGAPSYFAQHPVPCAPQDLAGHDCINYRFTTSGAVYVWEFEEDGHPVNVRVSGSLVSNDMDVIMAAVLDGRGLAYIFEDEVAEHIAAGRLVRVLDDWCTPFPGYYLYYPSRRQIPPALAALVDALRYRL; this comes from the coding sequence ATGAACCGGAACGACCTCAGCGATCTGGCGGCCTTCGCCGTCGTGGCGGAGGAGGGGAGCTTCACGCGGGCGGCGGCCCGGCTGGGCATGTCCCAATCCGCGCTCAGCCACGCCATGAAGGCGCTGGAGGATCGGCTGGGCCTGCGCCTGCTGGCCCGCACCACCCGCAGCGTGTCCACGACGGAGGCCGGGCAGCGGCTGCTGCGCACGCTGCGGCCGGCGCTGGACGACATCGCCGCCGGGCTGGCCGCGGTGGGGGAACTGCGCGAGAAACCCGCCGGCACGCTGCGCATCACCACCGGCAAGCACGCTGCCGTCCGGGTGCTGTGGCCCGTGCTGTCGCGCTTCCTCGCCGACTATCCGGAGGTGCAGGTGGAGCTGTCCATCGACAGCAGCCTGACCGACATCGTGGCCAGCCGCTTCGACGCCGGGGTCCGGCTGGGCGAGCAACTCGAAAAGGACATGATCGCGGTGCGCATCGGCCCGGACATCCGGGCGGCCATCGTTGGGGCGCCTTCCTACTTCGCGCAGCATCCGGTGCCCTGCGCCCCGCAGGATCTGGCCGGGCACGACTGCATCAATTACCGCTTCACCACGTCCGGCGCCGTCTATGTCTGGGAGTTCGAGGAGGACGGCCACCCGGTGAACGTCCGGGTGTCGGGATCGCTGGTCTCCAACGACATGGACGTCATCATGGCCGCCGTCCTCGACGGGCGGGGGCTGGCCTACATCTTCGAGGACGAGGTGGCGGAGCACATCGCCGCCGGGCGGCTGGTCCGCGTGCTGGACGACTGGTGCACCCCGTTTCCCGGCTATTACCTCTACTACCCCAGCCGCCGGCAGATCCCACCGGCCCTGGCCGCCCTGGTCGACGCGCTGCGCTACCGACTGTAG